Part of the Nitrospiria bacterium genome, AAAACTCTCGGATTTGTGGTACATTGACTTTGAGTTCCATCATGGCGTTTTCCTCCTGGGTTAGGGTTGCACACTTTATCTTGGTTGGAAAACGCCATTTTTTCAACCCTCAATTTCACACATAATACTTTACACTATCAGCTTTCATGCTACTCAAATACCTGCTTTCTTCATTCCAAAAAATTAATTTCGGAAAAATCCCTTTCTTCTTATTAATTTCCACTTGACGGGGGCTTTTAAGGTATAATAATAACGTATCCGATAAATTTGATCGGGGATAAATTTGATCGTAATCCTAATTTTTATATAACTATTTGAAATTATTAATAAAACAAATGAATTTTACCACTTGACAGTGAGTGGATTTATTTGGTATTCTGTATGCGATGGTTTTAATCGGGGACTAGAATAGTCGTAGTTAGTAGATTAAAAGGAAAACATGTTAAGGCTTTCTAAAAAAATTGATTATGGACTTCTGGCAATGACCTATATTGCTTTTCACGATAATGAAAGCCGGGTGATTAATACAAAAGAAATTGCTGAGGAGTACAGTATTCCCGGAGAACTTCTGGCAAAGGTGTTACAGCGTTTGGCAAAGAAAGGATTAATCCTAAGCCAAAACGGCCCGAAGGGGGGGTATCAATTAGCAAAAGAACCTGGAAACATTTCGGTGGGGGAAATTGTGAAGGCAATTGAAGGGCCCATCCAAATGATGGAATGTAATCAAGAAGATCACCAGTGTTTGCAAATTGAAAAATGTAGTGTTCGAAGTCCTTTGACCAAAATACAACAAAGCATTTCAAATTTATTGGATAATATCACTCTTGAAGAAATGCGTTGTGATGATATTATCCATTTAACATTTCATGGAGAAGGGGTGAAGTAATGAAGTTACCGATTTTTATGGATAATCATGCGACTACGCCACTCGACCCGAAAGTTTTGGAAGCGATGATGCCTTATTTAACCGATAAATTTGGCAATGCAGCAAGTCGGAATCACTCCTTTGGCTGGGAAGCAGAACAAGCAACGGAAATAGCCCGAAAGCAATTGGCAGATTTGATTCATGCTGATTCAAAAGAAATCATTTTTACAAGCGGTGCCACCGAATCCGATAATTTAGCCCTTAAGGGTGTAGCCGAAATGTATCGGGAAAAGGGAGATCATATCATTACCAGTACCACCGAGCATAGAGCCATTTTGGACTCCGCAAAGAGACTTGAGAAACAGGGTTACCAAGTCACCTATTTACCCGTTGATAAAAATGGGGTGGTTCTTCCGGAAGAAGTGAAAAAAGCAATAACGGATAAGACCATCCTTATCTCTATCATGCTGGCCAACAATGAAATCGGAACCATCAACCCCATTGCAGAAATTGGTAAAATTGCGAAAGAAAAGGGTATCCTTTTTCATTGTGATGCCACACAGGGCGTGGGAAAGATACCTGTACATGTAGGCGAAATGGGGATTGATCTCCTATCTTTTTCAGCCCACAAAATTTATGGCCCAAAAGGGGTTGGGGCGCTGTTTGTAAGACGCAGAAACCCTCGAGTCCGGTTGGCTCCCCAAATGGACGGGGGAGGACATGAAAGGGGGATGCGCTCCGGGACCTTAAATATTCCGGGTATTGTCGGGTTTGGAAAAGCCTGTGAGATTGCGGGGCAAATCATGGAGGCAGAAGGTAAGCAAATGGCGTATCTTAGAGATAAGCTTAAAGAAGGAATTTTAAAAAATCTTGATGAAGTTTATCTCAACGGTCATCCAGTCAATCATTTGCCTAACAATTTAAATTTAAGTTTTGCTTATGTAGAGGGGGAAGCCCTTTTGATGGGTTTAAAAGAGATAGCCCTCTCTTCTGGATCGGCATGTACCTCGGCCACATTGGAACCTTCTTATGTTTTAAGGGCTCTGGGTGTAGGGGCTGACCTTGCCCATTCTTCGATCCGTTTTGGATTGGGACGGTTTAACACCGAACAAGAAGTAGATTACGTGGTGCAGCGAGTGACTGAAACGGTTAATAAATTACGGGAAATGTCTCCTCTTTATGAGTTGGCGAAGGAGGGAGTCGATTTAAAATCCGTTCAGTGGAGTCAACACTAAACATGACAATAGTCCTAAAAGACCATAAAATTTGAAAATTGGGGGGGTGAATTAAAATGGCTTACAGCGATAAAGTAATTGAACATTATAACAACCCGCGAAATGTGGGGAGCCTGGATAAAAATACCAAAGGGGTTGGAACGGGTATTGTTGGGGCACCCGAGTGCGGGGATGTCATGAAATTGCAAATCAAGGTTAATGATCAAGGGGTCATTGAAGATGCCAAGTTCAAAACCTTTGGTTGTGGCAGTGCCATTGCTAGTTCCAGCTTGGCCACTGAGTGGATGAAAGGTAAATCAATCGAAGAGGCAAAAGCCATTAAGAATACGGAAATTGTCAAAGAATTAAACCTTCCGCCTGTAAAAATTCATTGTTCGGTTTTAGCTGAAGATGCCATTAAAGCCGCTCTAGAGGATTATAAAAAGCGTTGGGTTAACTCAGAAGGGGAAAACAAAGGAAAATAAATTGATTTTTCCCCGAAAGATTTAAAAAGGAGGGATAATGATGGAAACAACCACAGGAAAACCACCCGTTAATCTCACGGAAAGTGCTGCCAAAGAAGTGAAGCGTTTAATGCAGGTCCAGGCTCCTGATATGGAAGATGCAGGGTTGAGGATAGCTGTTCGGGGAGGAGGGTGTTCTGGTCTTTCTTACGATATGCGTTTTGATAATAAAATATCAGAGCATGACCAGGTGTATGAGATCCTGGGAACGAAGGTCATCGTGGATTTAAAAAGTGCTCTTTATCTTCAGGGAACGACTCTGGACTATGTGGAAAGCCTTACCGGAGGTGGTCTGAAGTTCATCAATCCAAATGCGAAACAAAGCTGCGGTTGCGGTGAATCCTTTTCTGCCTAACCAGAAAGTGTTTTTTATCTCTTTTCCCAAAAATGGGTTGAGTTAAAAAAATGTTTGTTTCAATGGAAAAAAAGGGCCGTAGAGGCCCTTTTATTTTTTATCTAAAGTGGACCTTCTTTGGCCTTTTCCCCCGAAAAATTGGATAAAACTTTTCCCTTTCGGCTTCTTTGTTTCCTATCTACCGGCAGGGCTGGACAAATTTTTTTTAGAGGTTGGTAAATATGTCCATTCTTCATAAGGGAAAAGAAATGGTTCAGTTAAACTGTTGGCATTGCCAAAAAAAAACCGAAACCCGTTCTTTTTGTGAGCATTGCGGAAAGGTTCAGCCGGTTTCTTTAGATGAGGATTACTTTTCCTTTTTGGGTTTCCCGCGTCTTCTTTCTATCAATCCTCAAGATCTTGAAAAGGCCTTTCATGAATTAAGTCGGAGATTTCATCCTGATTTTTTCCATGGATCGATCGATAATGAAAAGAAATTAAGCCTTGAAAACTCTGTGTTTCTGAATAAGGCCTATCGAACGCTAAAAGATCCAATCGAACGGGCTGAATATTTTTTAACGTTGGAAGGAGAACCTCCTTCAAAAAACCAAAAACAACCTCCTGCGGACCTGTTTGAAGAAATCTTTGAAATTCAGGAGTTGATAGAGGATTTCAGGAAATCAAAGGATGAACCCGATTCCTTAGACAGTGCTTTAAAAGAAAACCTCGAAAAGGAAAAAAGGGACCTGGAAGGCAGGAGAGGCGAGTTGGAAAAGGAACTGGTTGGTCTTTTTCAAAAGTGGGATCTTTTTCACAAAGGGAGCCTTAAAGAAGAACGGATTGAGGAAAAAAAGAAAATTTTTAAGGAAATTCGTGATATTTTATATAACCGGTCCTATTTAAATACAGTGATTCGAGATATTGGGAAAGCACTAGAAACATAGGCGTTTTGATTATGTCAAAAATTGTGGGCATCGATTTAGGAACCACCAATAGTTTGGTTGCCATCATGCAGGATGGAGAACCCCAGGTCATCAAAGGGGCGGGGGGAAAGGCCATTGTTCCTTCCATTATTGCCTTTGATGAAGGGAGGGTTCTGGTGGGAGATCCTGCAAGGAACCGATGGGTTCATCAAGCGGGTCATACCATTTATTCGGTCAAGCGGTTTATGGGAAAGGGCCTTTCGGATCTGGAAAAAGATTTGAAATATCTTCCCTATAAACTTAAAGAACGTGATGGGATCATCCGTTTTTCGGTTGAAGGAAAAGAATATACTCCCCCTGAATTGTCCGCGTTTATCCTAAAAGAACTAAAAAGTCGTGCCGAGAACTTTCTGGGGGAAGAGGTTAAGGAGGCTGTTATCACCGTCCCCGCTTATTTCAACGACAGTCAACGGCAGGCAACAAAAGATGCCGGACGGATTGCGGGTTTAGAGGTTTTGAGAATTGTGAATGAACCCACTGCTGCCTCCCTGGCCTATGGATTGGACCAAAAAAAGAAGGGAACCGTTGCTGTATATGACTTGGGAGGGGGAACATTTGATATTTCCCTTTTAAAGATTAAAGAAGGAATATTTGAAGTTTTGTCCACAAACGGGGACACCCATTTGGGAGGGGATGACATTGACAACGCCCTTCTTTCCTTTGTATTTCAGGAAATCAAAGAAAAGTTTTCAGTTGGGGTGGCGTCTTTTCCCGAATTACTGCAGCTTTCCCGTGAAAGAGTTGAAAAAATAAAATGTGATCTTTCCAATCAGGAAGAGAGTGAGTTGGTATTGCCTCTCCCCGAGGGAAAAGGTCATTATCAACGGCAGTTTACCCGGAAGGAAATGGAAAATATTATTCAACCCATTGTTGAGAGAACCTTAGGCCCTTGCCTTCAAGCCCTTAAAGATGCGAGCCTTTCCCCTAAGGAT contains:
- a CDS encoding Rrf2 family transcriptional regulator; translation: MLRLSKKIDYGLLAMTYIAFHDNESRVINTKEIAEEYSIPGELLAKVLQRLAKKGLILSQNGPKGGYQLAKEPGNISVGEIVKAIEGPIQMMECNQEDHQCLQIEKCSVRSPLTKIQQSISNLLDNITLEEMRCDDIIHLTFHGEGVK
- a CDS encoding IscS subfamily cysteine desulfurase codes for the protein MKLPIFMDNHATTPLDPKVLEAMMPYLTDKFGNAASRNHSFGWEAEQATEIARKQLADLIHADSKEIIFTSGATESDNLALKGVAEMYREKGDHIITSTTEHRAILDSAKRLEKQGYQVTYLPVDKNGVVLPEEVKKAITDKTILISIMLANNEIGTINPIAEIGKIAKEKGILFHCDATQGVGKIPVHVGEMGIDLLSFSAHKIYGPKGVGALFVRRRNPRVRLAPQMDGGGHERGMRSGTLNIPGIVGFGKACEIAGQIMEAEGKQMAYLRDKLKEGILKNLDEVYLNGHPVNHLPNNLNLSFAYVEGEALLMGLKEIALSSGSACTSATLEPSYVLRALGVGADLAHSSIRFGLGRFNTEQEVDYVVQRVTETVNKLREMSPLYELAKEGVDLKSVQWSQH
- the iscU gene encoding Fe-S cluster assembly scaffold IscU; the protein is MAYSDKVIEHYNNPRNVGSLDKNTKGVGTGIVGAPECGDVMKLQIKVNDQGVIEDAKFKTFGCGSAIASSSLATEWMKGKSIEEAKAIKNTEIVKELNLPPVKIHCSVLAEDAIKAALEDYKKRWVNSEGENKGK
- a CDS encoding iron-sulfur cluster assembly accessory protein: MMETTTGKPPVNLTESAAKEVKRLMQVQAPDMEDAGLRIAVRGGGCSGLSYDMRFDNKISEHDQVYEILGTKVIVDLKSALYLQGTTLDYVESLTGGGLKFINPNAKQSCGCGESFSA
- the hscB gene encoding Fe-S protein assembly co-chaperone HscB; amino-acid sequence: MSILHKGKEMVQLNCWHCQKKTETRSFCEHCGKVQPVSLDEDYFSFLGFPRLLSINPQDLEKAFHELSRRFHPDFFHGSIDNEKKLSLENSVFLNKAYRTLKDPIERAEYFLTLEGEPPSKNQKQPPADLFEEIFEIQELIEDFRKSKDEPDSLDSALKENLEKEKRDLEGRRGELEKELVGLFQKWDLFHKGSLKEERIEEKKKIFKEIRDILYNRSYLNTVIRDIGKALET
- the dnaK gene encoding molecular chaperone DnaK, which gives rise to MSKIVGIDLGTTNSLVAIMQDGEPQVIKGAGGKAIVPSIIAFDEGRVLVGDPARNRWVHQAGHTIYSVKRFMGKGLSDLEKDLKYLPYKLKERDGIIRFSVEGKEYTPPELSAFILKELKSRAENFLGEEVKEAVITVPAYFNDSQRQATKDAGRIAGLEVLRIVNEPTAASLAYGLDQKKKGTVAVYDLGGGTFDISLLKIKEGIFEVLSTNGDTHLGGDDIDNALLSFVFQEIKEKFSVGVASFPELLQLSRERVEKIKCDLSNQEESELVLPLPEGKGHYQRQFTRKEMENIIQPIVERTLGPCLQALKDASLSPKDVDVVVLVGGSTRIPMVRRVVGETFERVPHTELNPDEVVALGAAVQADILSGGTRNMLLLDVTPLSLGIETFGGVMSPLIYRNTTIPTSAKETFTTYIENQTGVEIHVLQGERELVKDNRSLARFTLKGIEPSPAGVPRVEVTFLLDANGIMSVTAVDQKTGKESGIEVKPSYGLNEADVQQMVNDSFKYAEQDFKERMLVEAKTEAETILHHTEKALKEGDPLLNPSEKEVISQAVTTLKNALANEDQKQIREKIQNLDEVTSPFAKRLLDHRLGESLKSRSLKELPSD